In Centroberyx gerrardi isolate f3 chromosome 7, fCenGer3.hap1.cur.20231027, whole genome shotgun sequence, the sequence AGTAACAAATTAAAAGATAACTACAagttataaataaattaaactgtGGATTCGTGGGGGCTCCTATTTGGACTCCATTGCGGTTCATTCTAGGCAAGGCTTTCACGTTAATCGCCCTCGATAAACAACCAATGAAATGGTGGGAAATAGACAGACGTCGTGATGGTCCAATCACAGCGGAGTTTCAGTTTCTGAACTCGATTGAAGCCGTCCAATCACAAACAGGGCTTTTCCTCTTGGGGCGTgtctaaacagaaaaaaagggcGACCACCCAAACCTCGAGCACGACCGGCCACGCCCAAACGGTCCCGACACTGTGCGCGTGTTAACCAATCAAACTGCAGTAGAGGAGTGACGTCGTTGGAAAGAGCGCATTCACGTATGATTGGCTGTTACTGACAGTAGCGTGCTGAAGGAGGCGGCACCATGTACCAGCCGGGAAATGTATAGATCTGATTGACTGATGCTCAGGGAATTTACAAAGCTCTGAAGCTGCAAAAGGTTTATGTACATACTGTCTAGATGCTGCATTTACAATCAGGACTTTGGTTGTATTTgggtaagaaaagaaaaaaaaagtaagatgATCATAAGGTCAAAAGTTACttatattatttacatgaattaTATTTAACAAACAGTAAACTTCATCCCTATGATCCACTGCAGTGACCAGAGCTTATGTAAAAAAGACATGGTACTGTATAATGTATTTGACCTATAACCTCtatgtatatttttgttttttgtgtcttttctatTTCTGTAGATGCTTGTGTTCTTctttaataaatataataaataaataaataaataaataaagacaagAGCTCACACAACTTTACAACTGAAGTGACATGAGATCCCAGAGTGCCAAGCATGTCATGCTATAGCTGCATGGGAGATGGGGTCAACATGGCACTAAAATCAGTCAAATGATAAATTTGTTGGAAATTGAAAATCTTCTAATTTTGTCACTCAATATTGAAATGCTATTCCTCATGTGAAATGTTATCCTCATTACTGATTAAAGAGGCTCAAGCACCGGTCTATTTTGTACGTAGACAGTAGTTGAATATGGAATAGAAATACACTTTTATAAATGCATATATATGTTTACATCTTGAAGGTTTACTTTAAATTGCACTgtgccagaaacacacactcgcacacacacacacacacacacacacacacacacacacacacacacacacactaggcgCTATGCCCCACCCTCTATATATCCTATGGCCCATCATCCTCACTTCCCTTGTTTGTGACGTTCAtgtttctccctcactctcccacTGAGTGCATCTGCTCTCCTATCTAATCTTTGCCTAAAATCACCGAGATAATCCTGCATCCATCTGTcctgagagagtgagaaagagagagagagagagagagagaatcgtCATTGTGCCCATGATGCAAAAATTCCTACATTGATTGTGTGCCATCATGCTCTTTTGGTGATAAATCCTAATATCATGTTTGTGCTCAAATAATAACatcattttaaattgtttaaattttATTATTCACAAGGATATCTCACATATACATCTTTTATACATAGAATATTTCTCACATTTTTGCGTGTTTAAATATTTAtatcatttcctttttttttttttttacacgatTCCCCACAGGTAATCATACATTTCATTGAGACGGAGGAAGAGAACATTGGACTAGTAAactgagacaaagaagaaaCTTGATTGAAAATACACCaatacaacatttaaaaaaatgaaattgctcACAGGAGTCGTCATTCATGTCTTTGAGACATTTCACTCAAAACAAAATGGTAATCTGCCTTAGCCACTTTCAAAATAATGGTTTCTTGACAtaccaacacatttttattattattaaatcctCAATTGAAAGATATTGGTCTTTATCAGAATAAACACTTGTCAACATCAACAGGCCTGAGCTCAAATCACAAACCATCGCTTAGTAAAATGGAATTAGATATTTGATCTCAAATACAGCCATCTGCACATGTActtgaatttcaaaataaaatacatgtcAGCATGACCTGTGAGTACCATGTAAATGCAGAACTTCagtgtttacacacacaaacacgcacacgtatatatatatgtatgcatgtgtgtgtatgtgtgtgtgtgtgtgtgtaaaagggagagagggacggggttACTGCGCTGCTGTGCTCCTGGACCTATCATTAAAACATGCTCACCGCACAATGTTTCAGCACCTGCacccaacacaacacacacacacacacacacacatacacacacacaatctgtaaGCTCTGACCCACCAACTCATACATGACTGACAATCAGGGATTAAAGACATTAAAACAGCATCGACAGAGCTAGAGAAGACAGAGGGGTTCCTGTTAAATACAGAGAGtcagacggagggagagagggaggcaacagccacagagacagagaaaggcagaaacagagaggcagcAAGAGCGCCGTTGCCTGGGAATATTATAAGCTCTATTATTCCACACTATCTAACACCTCAACAGTTAAGTAACTATCACACTCTACTTGTTGTTCTAGGCCGCCTCTCCAATGGGAGCGTACACAGCAAATGGAAAGTCACAACTGTCAGATGATTACTCACGACATGTGTTTTGTGACCCATAGGCCTAGCTGGACGTGACCTAGTTAGGTCATACCCAGGTGAGATTTAGCTAGACACCACATGCAGCTCTGTGCGCAAGCTCAAGCATGCGCCtatgcacactcacacgcacacacacagaacccacacacacacacacacacacacatacaccttagCCTGATATCACAAAAGGCTTACGCACCTTTACACATACACCGGCTCATGAAATCAATGTTTTTCTCTTATCAAGTTGACTCAGTGAATTTGGCAAAATGTCCAAAACACTGGGAAGGTGATCACATCATAGTGAGACACACAGACTAACACAACACCTAAGCACCGTTCTCCTCTCGGACTGAAAAGTTTGAAAGGAGTCACTGAGGGTTTAAAACATGATGGATTCTTGCCAACTAAATGAACCCATAAATACGaccacacacaagcatgcttTGATTACGCATGCTTTGGAAACAACTGGAATGACGCAGCGCTGCTGTGGCGAAGGAAAGTGAGCTGGGTGCAGCATCCGACCCCCAGTCTCTGGACAGGATCGACCACAAGGGGCCTCACTGATACAAACATTACCTTTTGGTTTTCATACTGGTTTCATCATATGATCAGGCGATTTATATTATGTGTATTGTGTAAGTAAGCCTGACTTATACTGCTTAACAGAAAAGTGTCCAAGTTGAGTTTGAGCTTTTTTTATTGACCAGATTTTGTATTTATCAACCTGAACAATGTTGTTTGCTTTcccagcaaaaaaaataaaaataaagtaaatgtgTGGCTTACATTTAAAAGTGAAATGCAACACAATGCCAATGGCTAGAGAGAGTTGCTGTACAGGCAATAAGTCCAccgcacacatacacccacacacccacacacacacacacacacacacacacacacacacacacacacacacacacacgcacatagatTCTCCTCAGTGATGCACTTCCCATTGAAACATCACTCCTGACCAATCGCAAAGAGCCCAGGAGCAGGAAGGAACTCTGGGAGACGAGTTCAGTTTTTGCAAattaatatgtatttatatacattAACCACTCTACCACCTGCATGCAcgcaaattacacacacacacacacacacacacacacacgcactaaaATGAATCAGATGCATACTATTTTGCATGTGCAATTGTAAATATTGTACAAAAGCACACAACAGTTCCATTCAGTATTGCGGTGACCCTCTCatactaccccccccccccccccccccccccccccccgtcccccccctTCCACTTCTCAATTTATCTCTTTTTTACTTGCAGCACGTCACTCCTCTATGtcagctccctctcctcttctccctcataCATGTAAGAGTTGTATCCGGGTTGGACATACTCCTCAGACTTATCCCAGTCCGTCACCCAGCCGGCCCCGGCTCCCCCGCCTCCGGCCCCTCCCCCGTTCGAACCGACCACCGGTTGGCTCATGGCCCCGTACTGCCCGCCCCCACGGTACAGCTCCTCCGTCTCATTGGCCAGTTCGTCCTCGTCGATGATGCCGCACTTCTCCTCCTTAGTGTCCTCTATGTCCGCCCACGGCTGCTTCTCTCCGGATGCAAAGAGTCCTGGCGAGAGAAAACCACAGATCAAACCCCCTTTCTCTGATAGGATCGCCATTCAGTCTGAGGGTGGAGGTCTTACTAAACACTATGAGTTGAGAGGAAGGgaagtgtgtttttgtcacaCATTTCGTAACACAATTTAGGCAACTTTCCCATGGGACACATGGGAAATGTAGGTGCATGATTTCTATGCAACTGATAGAGTGTAGGGAAGACATACCATAGAAAATGACTCCCCCATAGTGAACAATGGAAGCTATAAGGAAGACGTACTGCCACTCCTCACGTGTCTGAAATAATGGAAAAAGTTATTCAGAATAGGTAAGTAGTAAATATAATAAGTAAATATCAACATTTTGTTAAATTCTAAAATTATACTCCAAATTGACACAAGTGAACGGATGTACCTTGTGTTTGGTCATGGCTCCCACTATGAGAGGGCAAACCATGCCAGATAAAGTTCCCACTCCATTTGAGATGCCCATCAGTATGCTGGCATAGCGAGGGGCGATATCCAAGTGGTTGACATTAAACCCTGAGTGAAAGAATAGGAACAATGCAAAACACTTTTTACGATAGCATTGAAACTGGTTTGATGGTTATGGTTAGGAAAATACACCACTGACGCACTGACATTTCCTCCAACAACAGTGTAAGGTGACATTGATGAGGAAGAAGATTTAGTGTTGCAATTCTAATCATCATGGAAGCAATTCGGCCGTCATCCACACCACACAAATCAacattttgtgctgtgtgtatcAGAGTTCTATCATTGGTGCAACAAACAATTAACAAACAATTGTTAAAATGAAATTTTATTCCAAAAATTGTTGATTTGAATAAGACTGTCACTCTGTAGTATATCTGATTAGATTAGCCTTTGGGCTTACTGTTGCATAAAGAACATTTCTTACCTGAGATAGCAAATCCACTAAAACCCACTGCAAGGACCAAAAAGGAAATGGCAACACCCTTTGTGTGAGAGAACCCCACCACTAGCAAGAGGGTGGCTTCCATTCCAAACCCTGAAACACATCCAGGAAACATGTGACACaccagcagggaggaggaatgAAGAAGACTATCCCCTACTCTATACTCTGTTGACAAGCACTTGGCCCTCAGCCATAGAGTGCATGTGCATAAACATATGCACTATTTGTTTAATGGCAATTTATACCATAATTCTGATTTAGCTTACGCTCTTCGTTTGTCTTAAAATCACTCAAGTTGTCATGAAATAGAAGCTAGCATGTAATTTATGCAACCTTTAAGATGTACTAAAACGTAAAACATTGTCCCTGCACTGGCAGCCGCTGCACTTTAAAGTTAATATTTAAACACTTCAAATGAGTTGCTGAATACAGTAGTTGACAATTTGAAGGGTGAGGGGTGGCAGCTACATGACAGTACAATGTGTTAGTGCCTCCTGTCAAATCAGACCACAGTCAGTGTAGGGGAAACGGCAGCGATGCATACACGTTATGCTTATGCTAGCACCGGCCCAGCTGCAGCCGTGTGGCCCAGACCAGGCAGaaagtgctctctctctgcagcatcaGGCAATCAAGGCTAGCTCAACTGAACAAGCCTGGGATGtgcacactgacatcacacAGCTAGCCACCtcggtctcacacacacatacacaccatctctctctctgcttacaTGCTGCAAAAGCACCAagttgctctgtttttctctttctcactctctctgtcaattcTGTTTCAATTCAGTCGGTGCTTTATTGGTATGATAGAGATTGAATCATTGCCTAAACACTCATTCTTCTTCGTATTGCTTATAGTGAGATTCCATCTTAATCTCCACCGTATGAATAAAAAATGAGGACAGCGTCGCCTGGTCTGCTTGTGTCCACTGAGTGTAAATTGTCAATGATTTCCTCACTTTATTATCAGTCACAGTGACCATGAGATAACAACACATGATTTTCTTCGCTTTCGGCCTCTCACCTCCACAGTTCATGAGCTTCCTGACATTGGTGGTGGTCATCAGGTTGTGGGTTCTCAGGTAGTCTGCCAACTGGCCGCCGATGGGCACGATGATAGTCATCACCAGATGGGGCAAGGCTGACACCAAGCCCacctgaaagagaagagaaaaggggagagagagagagagagcgagagagagagagagagagagagagcgagagagagagagagagagagagagagattgaagaaTAGTGTCATCAGTTCCAAACCAGCgtttgagagagtgagagtattGAGGGGTGGAAAAAGGTTGCAGGGTGGAAATCTCTTTCATTGTAATTTCCTCGAACTTCCAAGCTCGGTTTCCACATGGCTGTACATCCCAAACAGCACATCAATCCGTTTTTGCCAGTAGttactttgaattgaattgagctGAACTGAATGATGACATATCATCAAATTGAAAAGTGAGAGTCTCTCCCCTTACTTGAAACACAACATGTCatatggctgcattgcattctggtctagtgaggctactgtgggtggagaaaatgGTCTCTCTGTCGCTTCTAtggtggatttctccctgtatgattattGAACAACGAAACTGGTGAGTCTATAAAGaagctctttgattctgagggtctgacaccaaaacctgacgattaccattgatgttttagatagttgcACATTTTTCTGCCATTAAACTcgattgtagctgcactggaaatatctcaacatgacgccatgtcatctacgtttggccagttatccatgggaaaaagaaaaatacacaaaacaacaaaatagatcAAGGAAtccaaggtacatcgccaatagcagTTTTTAACAGTGCTAAAGTGCTTTAGGATGGATTTGGACCTTGCGTAAATAAAATTTGAGACCATAATGCGGATTGCACCACATGATCTCACCTTGCTGATCTCGAAGCCGAAGACTTCTTCAAAGTAGGCCGGCTGGCTGATGAGCAGCAGGTAGAAGGTCCAGCTCCTGCAGAAGTTGGCGACAATGATGGCGTACACTGGCATGGAGGTGAAGAAGTGTCTCCACGGGGTTTTGAATTTCTGCCACCAAGAGGAATAGGATATTACTGGGACTCATTCACAGCCTCCACACAGCAGGAATGGACCAGATGAGACGGATCAGGAACTAGAGAGTCAGCtggcagtgtgtgcatgtgtatgtgcatatatttgtacgtgtatatgtgtatttaaGTAGGACTTCATCAGAGAAATTCAGTGTTTGAGTGATACATCATATAGCGCCATACCTGGAGAGGATTGAGAAATGACGCCGACTCTCCGATCGCTTCTTCAATGtacttcctctcctctggtgtGATAGTGGGATGGGCTGCGGGACTCTCATAGGACACCAGAACCCAGAAGAAATACCAGAATATCCCAAAGCTGcctgggaagagaggaagagagagaacgcgaaagacagaaagaaaggtacagtagagaaagagagagagagacagagacagagtgagaggtatagaagtaagagagaaagaggaagaagtgagAAGTGCAGTAGAGGGAATGACGTTAAGTTGGCAGGTGGAGATTGGCGATGAGTTTAAAGGTGAAgtagtgaaggagaggagggagatgacaAACGGAGAGTTGTAGACAGAGGAGTGAAAAAAGAAGGCAAGAAGATGGAAAGGttagagtgagagaaagtgactGAAAAATCAAGGGAGGGATATACAGGCAAGAAATATATGATAAGCATTTCTCAGTGAAGACTTCCTTAACCTTGGGGTCACTAGGAACACAtcactgtgcatgtgcatggaGGTGAGAGTCAAAATAACAGCAAACAAATCCCCCAAATACAGCTGCAGATAACAGCAAGAGAAACAACATATctgcagcagtagcagtagccaGGATCAGCTGTACAGTTGGAAGTTCAGAACTTGATAGTGCTGGTTAgaaatttgttgttttgtaaaacTTTCAACGGCTGAATTATTTGCATACTGTTAGAAGTTATAGCCGTGTCTAGCTTGTAGTCTCTGGTTTCACAGGGAACATTTGCTCAGAGTGAAATGTGTTTGGCTTAAATTAAATGCATGAAGCTTGATTATAGGATATGATGTACTTTATTTTGTGTGGTCTTTTAATGTGGCTAGTAAgaaataagcttaaattcttaAGCCACCAATAGTAATGCGTGCAAGGATAAAAGCCACAGAAGAAATTTTCATTGCAGCTGCACAACCCATCAGATTATTTTGGGTCATGTCAAGAGAAGCATGCAAACATGAAGGCGTAATTGGTGAAATAGAGATTTGTCTGTCCTGAAGATCTACCTGGAGTCTTGAAGTTGAAGTTTATGGTTTGGTCTAACGCCGCAAGCCAGTGAATACCAGTGAATCATCCATATAAACATCAGGACACTTGACAGTTTTTTCTTGACTGCAAAGACTCACAATAGTGCGGTAGATGAATGTAAGCACATATttgaaactatttttttttctttttcaaagggAGCTTTGTCACAGCCAGGTCTGAGAGGTGAATGATACTAACCATAGACATAGAATACTGAAGGCCACCCAGTGTATTGCACCAGCACCCCAGCTAAAGGCATGGCCACCACCGCGCCTGCGTAGGATCCTGAGAAAGCATCAAACACAAAGGAGAGGAACAAGTCattcatttttcctttattcATGCATTACAATGCAGTTTCTGCAATCTAAATGCTCGATAAATACTTTCATTTTGCCAAATTTCTCTGTGGTTAGGCTACTTTGTTTCCCATAGAAATCCACTTGTCCAGTACTTCTAAAGGCGAAGTATGTGGATCAGTAGAAACAGGGAAGGGAAGACTGTAGGATGTTGAAATTGTATATTAGATATTTCACCGCAAAAGGCTGTTGTGGCCAGTCGACTTCTCTCCAGAGGGGGAGCCCACTTGGCCCAGATCCCGTGGCATGCTGGGT encodes:
- the slc17a7a gene encoding solute carrier family 17 member 7a, which encodes MEIRPDRFKAAAGKTLGKIHRLIEKRQPNGETIELSAEGRPELVEEKELPVVDCTCFGLPRRYIIAILSGLGFCISFGIRCNLGVAIVSMVNDHTVYKGNKEVLVAAQFTWDPETVGMIHGSFFWGYIVTQIPGGFICQKFAANRVFGFAIVATSTLNMLIPSAARCHYSCVILVRICQGLVEGVSYPACHGIWAKWAPPLERSRLATTAFCGSYAGAVVAMPLAGVLVQYTGWPSVFYVYGSFGIFWYFFWVLVSYESPAAHPTITPEERKYIEEAIGESASFLNPLQKFKTPWRHFFTSMPVYAIIVANFCRSWTFYLLLISQPAYFEEVFGFEISKVGLVSALPHLVMTIIVPIGGQLADYLRTHNLMTTTNVRKLMNCGGFGMEATLLLVVGFSHTKGVAISFLVLAVGFSGFAISGFNVNHLDIAPRYASILMGISNGVGTLSGMVCPLIVGAMTKHKTREEWQYVFLIASIVHYGGVIFYGLFASGEKQPWADIEDTKEEKCGIIDEDELANETEELYRGGGQYGAMSQPVVGSNGGGAGGGGAGAGWVTDWDKSEEYVQPGYNSYMYEGEEERELT